In Terriglobus sp. TAA 43, a single window of DNA contains:
- a CDS encoding biopolymer transporter ExbD yields MGMGGGGGSGARSDINVTPLIDVLLVLLIIFMVIQPNTVRGLDTLVPQPPKKEDLNKEVDQRTIVVQVQASGGQPSYKINEDQVALDQLTARLTDIFSARNDKVMFVKGDKDLDFGQVLPVINDGHAAGVDNIGIITPAVESGK; encoded by the coding sequence ATGGGCATGGGAGGCGGAGGCGGTTCGGGCGCGCGTTCTGATATCAACGTGACGCCGCTGATCGACGTTCTTCTGGTGCTGCTGATCATCTTCATGGTCATCCAGCCCAACACGGTACGCGGCCTGGACACTCTGGTGCCCCAGCCGCCGAAGAAGGAAGACCTGAACAAGGAAGTGGATCAGCGCACTATTGTGGTGCAGGTCCAGGCCTCAGGCGGCCAGCCTTCCTACAAGATCAATGAGGACCAGGTGGCGTTGGATCAGCTCACCGCGCGTCTCACAGACATCTTCTCGGCTCGTAACGACAAGGTGATGTTCGTGAAGGGCGATAAGGACCTCGACTTCGGCCAGGTGCTTCCGGTAATCAACGACGGCCATGCTGCCGGCGTCGACAACATCGGCATCATCACCCCGGCGGTTGAATCCGGTAAGTAG
- a CDS encoding LysR family transcriptional regulator — translation MLLRGLCLQRERGERVDIDDLRILNSVAKHGSMNRAAAALHMVQSSVTARIRQLEDELGVSLFVRHSRGVRLSEAGERLLSYSGRIDALFQEAVAAVKEDGVPKGTLRIGSTEPTVSFRLPSVLAAYAKRYPAVSLTVTTGNSSELIRQVVDQSLDGAFVAGPVANPLLTEEPMFREELALVTQASTRSIDDLRSAQEVKAIVLAEGCSYGELINNVLSGYGIKHQVLPLASFDAIRSFVQSGIGITVLPKEILAASWKDTAVAVHELPGAIAQVETVFIRRADSSNRSALEAFLLLSRASSNLDG, via the coding sequence GTGTTGCTCCGAGGATTATGCTTGCAACGGGAGCGTGGCGAGCGAGTGGATATCGATGATCTAAGGATATTGAACTCAGTTGCGAAGCACGGCAGTATGAATCGTGCGGCTGCTGCGCTTCACATGGTTCAATCGAGCGTGACGGCGCGTATACGTCAGCTGGAAGACGAGCTGGGTGTGTCTCTCTTTGTGCGTCATAGCCGCGGAGTGAGATTGAGTGAGGCGGGAGAGCGTCTGCTTTCGTACTCGGGCCGCATCGATGCTTTGTTTCAGGAAGCTGTTGCGGCTGTGAAGGAAGACGGTGTCCCTAAGGGAACATTGCGCATTGGTTCCACTGAACCTACTGTTTCATTTCGTTTGCCGTCGGTACTTGCTGCATACGCTAAGCGATATCCTGCGGTTTCGTTGACTGTGACGACAGGCAACAGTTCGGAGTTGATTCGGCAGGTGGTCGATCAGAGTTTGGATGGAGCGTTTGTTGCGGGGCCTGTGGCGAATCCATTGCTCACTGAGGAGCCAATGTTTCGTGAGGAGTTGGCGTTGGTTACTCAGGCATCGACGCGAAGCATTGACGATCTTCGTAGCGCGCAGGAGGTTAAGGCGATTGTGCTTGCTGAGGGTTGTTCCTATGGTGAGTTGATCAACAACGTACTCAGTGGCTATGGCATCAAGCATCAGGTGCTTCCGCTGGCCTCGTTCGATGCGATTCGTAGCTTTGTGCAGTCGGGTATCGGCATCACTGTACTACCGAAGGAAATTCTTGCTGCGTCGTGGAAGGATACAGCCGTGGCTGTGCATGAGCTTCCAGGAGCAATCGCTCAGGTGGAAACGGTTTTCATTCGCAGGGCCGATAGTTCCAATCGCAGTGCGCTTGAGGCTTTTCTGTTGCTTAGCCGCGCTTCCTCGAACCTTGATGGATAG
- a CDS encoding CPBP family intramembrane glutamic endopeptidase — protein sequence MKRTAALLEVLGVYLAAGALEDRLIDLLTRFHIVSISNPFALLTNHTTNADLLLASHRLLLIWLLQYGSYFALIIPLNWWYRRRGPTAYGLTRAGHSMKWLIVAGIATACLCEWPVLILSLVDVVHPLGAMAPWRQAFFDTSWQRWQFWLFAGISSYAVVPVLEELLFRGYYQRRLAEDWGDAPAILGTSCLFVFAHKQYLIPNAYNVGMVLSLLCLAVGLGVIFAYTRSLIPSMIAHAIINVPLTPKYQIALLAIFAVGLFIFSRTGLQVVKRIFGNPPLASCMLLAFVGALYVVAAQHFAAMTTLSIVVLVVAIGLEWTIRKRSSAHQT from the coding sequence TTGAAACGGACCGCTGCTCTGCTCGAAGTACTCGGGGTCTACCTTGCGGCAGGCGCGCTTGAAGATCGCCTGATCGACCTGCTCACCCGTTTCCACATCGTTTCCATTTCAAACCCCTTCGCACTCCTCACCAACCACACCACGAACGCCGATCTCCTGCTCGCCAGCCACCGCTTACTGCTCATCTGGCTTCTGCAATACGGATCGTACTTCGCGCTCATCATCCCGCTGAACTGGTGGTATCGACGTCGTGGTCCCACGGCGTACGGACTCACGCGAGCCGGTCACTCCATGAAGTGGCTCATTGTTGCGGGCATCGCCACAGCGTGTCTTTGTGAATGGCCAGTGCTCATCCTGTCGTTGGTCGATGTCGTTCACCCTCTCGGTGCCATGGCTCCCTGGCGACAAGCCTTCTTCGACACCTCATGGCAACGATGGCAATTTTGGCTGTTCGCCGGCATATCCAGTTACGCAGTGGTCCCGGTTCTCGAGGAACTGCTCTTCCGTGGCTACTACCAGCGCCGTCTTGCGGAAGATTGGGGCGACGCTCCAGCCATCCTGGGCACGTCCTGCCTCTTTGTCTTTGCGCATAAGCAGTACCTCATTCCAAATGCTTACAACGTAGGAATGGTGCTCAGCTTGTTGTGCCTTGCTGTCGGGCTGGGAGTTATCTTCGCGTACACGCGGTCATTGATCCCATCCATGATTGCCCACGCGATCATCAACGTACCTCTCACTCCCAAATACCAAATTGCTCTGCTGGCCATATTCGCAGTAGGTTTGTTCATCTTCTCTCGAACGGGCCTTCAGGTGGTCAAACGAATCTTCGGCAATCCGCCTCTCGCTTCGTGCATGCTTCTCGCCTTTGTGGGCGCGCTATACGTAGTCGCGGCACAACACTTCGCCGCAATGACTACGCTCTCTATCGTTGTGTTGGTCGTAGCGATTGGTCTTGAATGGACGATACGAAAGCGAAGCTCAGCCCACCAGACGTGA
- a CDS encoding D-hexose-6-phosphate mutarotase: protein MPQTIAELNSKFAIRDHITFTEDEPGLPKMRIATGASDATLYLYGAHLTQWTPRGGNPVLYLSPKSPLTSGKPIRGGIPVLFPWFGPRWNAAEYDAAHGTTSPMHGFARTSVWTVDRVHLDPTGEVEVTLSLPVDEQAKAFGYPDFHATLEFRIGKELHMTLSVTNRSKEAILFEEGFHTYFAIGNINAVRVLGLRGSTYIDKRDNLTRKVQRETELAFTRDVDQLHVNTSEPLILQDPANHRAIHILKTGSHSTVVWNPWTVLTPNFPDLAEDSWEHFACVEVVNAADDRITLEPGATHGMAMAISVTSL from the coding sequence ATGCCGCAGACCATTGCTGAACTGAACTCGAAATTCGCCATCCGCGATCACATCACCTTCACTGAAGACGAGCCCGGCCTGCCGAAGATGCGCATCGCCACAGGCGCTTCGGACGCCACGCTCTATCTCTACGGCGCACACCTCACGCAGTGGACGCCGCGTGGCGGCAATCCAGTGCTGTACCTGTCGCCCAAGTCGCCTCTCACATCAGGCAAGCCTATCCGCGGTGGCATTCCTGTCCTCTTCCCGTGGTTCGGACCCCGCTGGAACGCCGCCGAATACGACGCGGCACACGGCACCACCTCGCCCATGCACGGCTTCGCCCGCACCAGTGTCTGGACGGTCGATCGTGTCCACCTCGATCCCACCGGCGAAGTAGAGGTCACTCTCTCGCTGCCCGTTGACGAGCAGGCAAAGGCATTCGGCTATCCCGACTTCCACGCCACGCTGGAGTTCCGCATCGGCAAGGAACTGCACATGACGCTCTCCGTCACCAACCGCAGCAAGGAAGCCATACTGTTCGAAGAGGGCTTCCACACCTACTTCGCCATCGGCAACATCAACGCCGTACGCGTTCTGGGTCTGCGTGGCAGCACGTACATCGACAAGCGCGACAACCTCACCCGCAAGGTGCAGCGCGAGACGGAACTGGCCTTCACCCGCGATGTGGACCAGCTCCACGTGAACACCAGCGAACCACTCATCCTGCAGGATCCCGCAAACCACCGCGCCATCCACATCCTCAAGACCGGTTCGCACAGCACCGTGGTGTGGAATCCCTGGACAGTGCTCACGCCCAACTTCCCGGATCTGGCCGAGGATAGCTGGGAACACTTCGCCTGCGTAGAGGTAGTAAACGCAGCCGACGACCGCATCACCCTGGAACCCGGTGCCACCCACGGCATGGCCATGGCCATCTCGGTCACATCGCTGTAG
- a CDS encoding lipopolysaccharide assembly protein LapB — protein MKANARVSATVALLLSLGMLTGCAKLKARDQLTKGVAAFKNAQYEQATNAFEKAIEYDPTYDTAKLYLATAYSYQVVPNLLDDNNMKTANKAIKGFQDYLNDHPGDKVSLQQLASIYRNIKKYPDAKRYEMEVIKVDPKDAEAHYTIGFVDWVEAYDNARQLLAADGLTDDGNGNAKMSKATCAKIKEKNTDLVNDGLDHLKQAIAINPTYDDAFQYLNLVYRRQADVLCGDPAAVKAAVANAEKASQDAMGARKINEQKKEEKLRGGVTMN, from the coding sequence ATGAAAGCTAACGCACGTGTATCCGCCACGGTCGCTCTTCTGCTGTCGCTTGGAATGCTGACTGGCTGCGCCAAGTTGAAGGCACGCGACCAACTGACCAAAGGCGTTGCGGCGTTCAAGAATGCGCAGTACGAGCAGGCAACGAATGCTTTTGAGAAGGCCATCGAGTATGACCCGACGTACGACACCGCCAAGCTGTACCTGGCGACTGCGTATTCGTACCAGGTTGTGCCGAATCTGCTGGACGACAACAACATGAAGACCGCCAACAAGGCGATCAAAGGTTTCCAGGATTACCTGAACGATCATCCCGGTGACAAGGTCTCCCTACAGCAGCTCGCTTCCATCTACCGCAACATCAAGAAGTACCCGGATGCAAAGCGCTATGAGATGGAAGTCATCAAGGTAGATCCGAAGGACGCCGAGGCGCATTACACCATCGGCTTCGTGGACTGGGTTGAAGCCTATGACAACGCTCGCCAGTTGCTTGCTGCTGATGGTCTGACAGACGACGGCAACGGCAATGCGAAGATGAGCAAGGCTACCTGCGCAAAGATCAAGGAAAAGAATACGGACCTCGTCAACGACGGTCTGGATCACCTGAAGCAGGCGATTGCCATCAATCCGACATATGACGATGCATTCCAGTACCTGAACCTGGTGTATCGCCGTCAGGCTGACGTACTTTGCGGTGACCCGGCTGCAGTTAAGGCAGCTGTGGCGAACGCTGAAAAGGCCAGCCAGGATGCAATGGGCGCACGCAAGATCAACGAGCAGAAGAAGGAAGAGAAGCTCCGCGGCGGCGTGACGATGAACTAA
- a CDS encoding GNAT family N-acetyltransferase, with protein sequence MQIRALRESDRAEWQILWAAYQDFYNMAVKAEATELTWRRFHDDHAPIYALGAFSDEKLVGIVHFLFHLSTTTTGPYCYLQDLFTSPSSRRQGIGAALIEAVYERASQEGASRVYWLTHETNAEAIGLYEKVAARSGFIQYRKLFV encoded by the coding sequence ATGCAGATTCGAGCATTACGAGAAAGCGACCGCGCAGAGTGGCAGATACTGTGGGCTGCGTATCAGGACTTCTACAACATGGCAGTCAAGGCGGAAGCAACCGAGTTGACCTGGAGACGCTTCCACGACGACCACGCTCCCATATACGCTTTAGGCGCCTTCTCTGACGAAAAGCTCGTGGGGATCGTTCATTTCCTGTTCCATCTCTCCACTACAACGACAGGACCCTACTGCTACCTGCAGGATCTCTTTACGTCTCCGTCCAGCAGAAGGCAGGGAATTGGAGCCGCACTCATCGAAGCTGTGTATGAAAGAGCGTCGCAAGAAGGTGCTTCACGGGTGTATTGGCTGACGCATGAAACAAATGCGGAAGCCATCGGGCTTTATGAGAAGGTTGCCGCGCGCAGTGGCTTCATCCAATACCGAAAGTTATTCGTCTGA
- the rpiA gene encoding ribose-5-phosphate isomerase RpiA produces MPDAQAQQAAKLAAAKAALRFIEPGMVVGLGSGSTATLFIQLLGEKVQQGLDIKGIASSEDSEVLGRKLGIPITDFDHNSTIDVAVDGADEVAPGLALIKGGGGKLLREKIVASACKRFIIVADDSKLVKELGAFPLPVEVIPMAVPLVTEKLRDLGFTPKIRQDKSGSGPYITDEGNILLDCSSSGIADPEVTAAEIRSIVGVVEHGLFLNMAERVLLAGADGSVREITVEDYPVS; encoded by the coding sequence ATGCCCGACGCACAAGCACAACAGGCCGCCAAACTTGCCGCCGCCAAGGCCGCTCTCCGATTCATCGAACCCGGTATGGTCGTAGGCCTGGGTTCCGGCTCCACTGCGACACTCTTCATCCAGTTGCTGGGTGAAAAGGTGCAGCAGGGTCTCGACATCAAAGGCATCGCGTCCTCAGAGGACAGCGAAGTCCTCGGACGCAAGCTCGGCATCCCCATCACCGACTTCGATCACAACAGCACCATCGACGTCGCCGTGGACGGAGCCGACGAAGTAGCCCCTGGCCTTGCTCTGATCAAGGGCGGCGGCGGCAAGCTACTGCGCGAGAAGATCGTCGCCAGCGCCTGCAAACGCTTCATCATCGTCGCGGACGACAGCAAACTCGTGAAGGAACTCGGCGCATTCCCACTGCCCGTCGAAGTCATTCCGATGGCCGTTCCGCTAGTCACAGAGAAGCTGCGCGACCTTGGATTCACGCCGAAGATCCGGCAGGACAAATCCGGCAGCGGCCCCTACATCACCGACGAAGGAAACATCCTGCTCGATTGCTCGTCCAGCGGCATCGCCGATCCAGAAGTGACGGCCGCAGAGATTCGCAGCATCGTCGGCGTGGTGGAGCATGGCTTGTTCCTGAATATGGCAGAGCGCGTTCTACTTGCCGGTGCCGATGGCAGCGTCCGCGAGATCACCGTGGAAGACTACCCCGTCTCATGA
- a CDS encoding GAF domain-containing protein, giving the protein MRTDKAFACRNLNVRDIEAQMAGLQRLSKALVDHPETILQELVSSAVDLCGADSAGISIQREDGSDQAYWHWIATAGAYSGFLNAILPREPSACGLCLKRGHAQHFTVSKKFFDILGVEAPLVTDGILLPWTTEDTRGTIFVMAHGRTEAFDESDARLMTMLADFAAMGYRHQKQQARLIAQERAAVAAHVANELAHKINNPLQSMTNAAFLITTSSSIDEQQALGEGLSKDIERLSGLVKELLSLPLGTSRPD; this is encoded by the coding sequence TTGAGGACCGACAAAGCATTTGCCTGTAGAAATCTGAATGTTCGCGACATTGAAGCGCAGATGGCAGGTCTTCAACGCCTCTCCAAAGCCTTGGTCGATCATCCGGAAACCATCCTTCAGGAACTGGTGAGTTCCGCCGTCGACCTTTGCGGTGCAGACAGCGCTGGCATCAGCATTCAGCGAGAAGATGGTAGCGATCAGGCGTATTGGCATTGGATCGCCACCGCTGGTGCCTATTCAGGCTTTCTGAACGCGATCTTGCCGCGCGAACCAAGCGCATGTGGCCTCTGCCTCAAGCGCGGTCACGCCCAACACTTCACCGTATCGAAAAAGTTCTTCGACATCCTTGGCGTAGAAGCTCCGCTTGTAACGGATGGCATCCTGCTTCCGTGGACCACTGAAGATACAAGAGGCACCATCTTCGTCATGGCGCACGGTCGAACCGAAGCATTCGATGAGAGTGATGCGCGCTTGATGACCATGCTCGCCGACTTCGCGGCCATGGGTTATCGGCACCAAAAGCAACAAGCACGACTGATTGCTCAGGAAAGAGCAGCGGTAGCCGCGCATGTCGCGAATGAACTTGCCCACAAGATCAACAATCCGCTACAGAGCATGACCAATGCTGCGTTTCTGATCACGACTAGTTCCTCAATCGATGAGCAACAGGCCTTGGGCGAAGGGCTCTCCAAAGATATTGAGCGTCTTTCCGGACTCGTAAAGGAACTGTTGTCCCTTCCTTTAGGAACGTCCCGTCCAGACTGA
- a CDS encoding nucleoside triphosphate pyrophosphatase, with protein sequence MSQTKPIILASASPRRRELLTQIGVDFTVVTADIDETPLPGEDHRTYTLRLAEEKARAVLAKHPDSIVIGADTTVTLNGELLGKPKDAADAQRMLTLLQGNTHEVTTSIAVLTTTETLTAAETTRVTFAAITPEQIAGYIASGEPMDKAGAYAIQGIAARWIPRIEGDYFNVVGLPLATLSRLLAKVQ encoded by the coding sequence ATGAGTCAGACGAAGCCCATCATCCTTGCCAGCGCATCGCCTCGTCGCCGTGAACTACTAACGCAGATCGGCGTCGACTTTACTGTAGTCACTGCGGACATCGACGAGACGCCGCTACCCGGCGAAGACCATCGCACCTACACGCTGCGATTGGCCGAAGAAAAAGCACGCGCCGTACTTGCGAAGCATCCAGACAGCATCGTCATTGGCGCAGACACAACCGTCACCTTGAATGGCGAACTCCTTGGCAAACCAAAGGACGCAGCCGATGCCCAACGCATGCTGACACTGCTGCAAGGCAACACGCACGAAGTCACCACCAGCATTGCAGTGCTGACCACAACAGAGACGCTGACTGCAGCCGAAACAACGCGCGTCACCTTCGCAGCAATCACACCAGAGCAGATCGCGGGCTATATCGCCAGCGGAGAACCGATGGACAAGGCAGGCGCCTACGCGATTCAGGGCATCGCAGCGCGGTGGATACCCCGCATCGAAGGCGACTACTTCAATGTTGTAGGTCTGCCACTCGCAACCCTCAGCCGCCTCCTCGCAAAAGTGCAGTAA